One Xiphophorus couchianus chromosome 1, X_couchianus-1.0, whole genome shotgun sequence genomic region harbors:
- the amt gene encoding aminomethyltransferase, mitochondrial isoform X2: MVEFAGWSMPVQYKDSHIASHMHTREHCSIFDVSHMLQTKIHGKDRIKFMESLVVADIAELKDNQGTLSLFTNEKGGIIDDLIVTKTDQGYLYVVSNAGCADKDSAHMKARLAEYNAAGFDVDLEFIDEALIALQGPTMAQVLQAGLKGDLSKLTFMTSTLVTVFGIPDCRVTRCGYTGEDGVEISVPRSRVVELAEKLLSNNEVKLAGLGARDSLRLEAGLCLYGNDIDETTTPVEASLVWTIGKRRRQTKDFPGADIIVPQIKAKTARKRVGLVSTGPPVRQHTPILSPDGQVIGEVTSGCPSPCLKKNVAMGYVDAAFAKNGAAVQVEIRKKTVPAIVSKMPFVPTNYYTG; encoded by the exons ATGGTGGAGTTTGCAGGCTGGAGTATGCCTGTCCAGTACAAAGACAGTCACATCgcctcacacatgcacaccagGGAGCACTGCTCCATCTTTGATGTCAGCCACATGCTCCAG ACCAAAATCCACGGAAAAGACCGGATAAAGTTCATGGAGTCTCTGGTGGTTGCAGATATCGCAGAGCTGAAGGACAACCAG GGTACGTTGTCCCTCTTCACCAATGAGAAAGGAGGAATCATTGATGACCTCATAGTGACAAAGACCGACCAGGGTTACCTCTATGTGGTCTCCAACGCCGGCTGCGCCGACAAAGACTCGGCTCATATGAAG GCCAGACTGGCAGAGTACAACGCTGCCGGGTTTGATGTGGACCTGGAGTTCATTGACGAAGCCCTGATTGCACTTCAAG GTCCCACCATGGCTCAGGTGCTTCAGGCTGGGCTGAAAGGAGATCTCAGTAAGCTGACCTTCATGACCTCCACCCTGGTCACGGTGTTCGGTATTCCTGACTGCAGGGTGACCCGCTGCGGATACACCGGAGAGGACGGGGTGGAG ATTTCTGTTCCTCGTTCCAGAGTGGTTGAGCTGGCAGAGAAGCTGCTTAGCAACAATGAGGTGAAGCTGGCCGGTCTGGGAGCCAGAGACAGTCTTCGGCTGGAGGCGGGACTTTGTCTCTACGGCAACGACATAGATGAGACCACCACGCCTGTGGAAGCCAGTCTTGTTTGGACGATAG GGAAGCGTAGGCGTCAGACGAAGGATTTCCCTGGCGCTGACATCATTGTGCCTCAAATCAAAGCCAAGACGGCTAGGAAAAGAGTTGGACTGGTGTCCACCGGTCCCCCAGTGAGACAGCACACCCCCATCCTGAGCCCTGACGGACAGGTCATAG GGGAAGTGACCAGCGGCTGTCCCTCTCCCTGTCTGAAAAAGAACGTCGCCATGGGTTACGTGGACGCAGCATTTGCCAAGAACGGAGCAGCCGTCCAGGttgaaatcagaaagaaaacagtccCAGCCATTGTCAGCAAGATGCCCTTTGTCCCCACAAACTACTACACTGGATAG
- the ifrd2 gene encoding interferon-related developmental regulator 2 isoform X1, with protein MPRSKKGKRGSSKPGSLRQEVLQLQLSAKGSLKGVRNGMKGESAASDDEPTSDILSHYSSTSETASVLEEGPGSEQVDEQTAQEETEDKLKQCIDNLMDRSAKTRLAALESLRQAFSSRVLYDFLTGHRLTVRDYLERSLKKGVGEEQAAAANVFTMLCIQLGGGDEAEEGFKSLCPVLTSILSDSSANIAARQSCARALGMCCYVSTAEEGEDLVKSLALLESVFSSSYPNTEGTLPTPKPGLPGLHTAALQAWSLLATLCPTSKLTELLELHLPKLQACLQSSDVNYRIAVGETIALLVELGRDIDEEFEVEDTESLCECLKSLATDGNKHRAKNDRRKQRSIFREVLHYIENEDFNEEKIRFGMESVYIDGWMRKRIYDAFKEILESGVRHHLQYNQLLRDIFGLGPPLILDAATIKGSKISRAEKHLFNAAAFKARTKQRNKVRDKRADVM; from the exons ATGCCGCGGAGTAAAAAAGGGAAACGTGGCTCCAGTAAGCCGG GCTCTCTGCGTCAGGAGGTTCTTCAGCTGCAACTTTCAGCTAAAGGGTCGTTGAAAG gTGTTAGAAACGGGATGAAGGGAGAATCTGCAGCCAGTGACGATGAGCCGACATCGGACATTCTCAGCCACTACAGTAGCACCAGTGAAACTGCTTCGGTCCTGGAAGAGGGCCCAG GGAGTGAGCAGGTGGATGAACAGACTGCacaagaagaaacagaagacaAGCTCAAGCAGTGTATAGACAACCTGATGGACAGAAg TGCAAAGACTCGTCTAGCAGCCCTGGAGTCACTACGACAAGCTTTCTCCTCCAGAGTTCTGTACGACTTCCTGACAGGCCACCGTCTCACGGTGCGCGACTACCTGGAGAGAAGTCTCAAAAAAG GCGTCGGAGAGGAACAGGCCGCGGCGGCAAACGTTTTCACAATGCTGTGCATCCAGCTCGGAGGAGGGGACGAGGCCGAGGAGGGCTTCAAGTCGCTTTGTCCGGTTCTCACCTCCATCCTGAGTGACAGCAGTGCCAATATAGCAGCTCGTCAGAGC TGTGCCAGGGCTTTGGGGATGTGTTGCTATGTCTCCACTGCAGAAGAAGGAGAG GACCTGGTGAAGTCACTGGCTCTTCTGGAGAGTGTCTTCTCATCTTCCTACCCTAACACAGAAGGAACGCTGCCCACACCCAAACCCGGTCTGCCCGGCCTCCACACTGCCGCCCTGCAGGCCTGGTCGCTGCTGGCCACGCTCTGTCCCACTTCCAAACTCACTGAGCTGCTGGAACT GCACCTTCCTAAGCTGCAGGCCTGTCTGCAGAGCAGCGACGTCAACTACAGAATTGCAGTGGGAGAGACGATTGCTCTGCTGGTGGAGTTGGGCCGAGATATAGATGAG GAGTTTGAGGTGGAGGACACTGAAAGTCTGTGCGAATGTCTAAAGAGTTTAGCCACAGACGGCAACAAACACAGAGCCAAAAATGACAGAAGGAAACAGCGTTCCATCTTCAGAGAGGTGCTACATTACATAGAG AATGAGGATTTCAATGAGGAGAAGATCAGATTTGGGATGGAGAGCGTTTACATCGATGGGTGGATGAGGAAAAGAATCTACGATGCCTTCAAGGAGATCCTAGAATCTGGAGTTAGACACCATTTACAG TACAACCAGCTACTCCGAGACATCTTTGGCCTTGGACCTCCCCTCATCTTAGATGCTGCTACTATCAAAGGCAGTAAGATCTCACGGGCAGAGAAG CATTTATTCAACGCAGCTGCCTTCAAAGCCCGAACGAAACAGAGGAATAAAGTCAGGGACAAACGCGCTGATGTCATGTGA
- the ifrd2 gene encoding interferon-related developmental regulator 2 isoform X2: MPRSKKGKRGSSKPGVRNGMKGESAASDDEPTSDILSHYSSTSETASVLEEGPGSEQVDEQTAQEETEDKLKQCIDNLMDRSAKTRLAALESLRQAFSSRVLYDFLTGHRLTVRDYLERSLKKGVGEEQAAAANVFTMLCIQLGGGDEAEEGFKSLCPVLTSILSDSSANIAARQSCARALGMCCYVSTAEEGEDLVKSLALLESVFSSSYPNTEGTLPTPKPGLPGLHTAALQAWSLLATLCPTSKLTELLELHLPKLQACLQSSDVNYRIAVGETIALLVELGRDIDEEFEVEDTESLCECLKSLATDGNKHRAKNDRRKQRSIFREVLHYIENEDFNEEKIRFGMESVYIDGWMRKRIYDAFKEILESGVRHHLQYNQLLRDIFGLGPPLILDAATIKGSKISRAEKHLFNAAAFKARTKQRNKVRDKRADVM, encoded by the exons ATGCCGCGGAGTAAAAAAGGGAAACGTGGCTCCAGTAAGCCGG gTGTTAGAAACGGGATGAAGGGAGAATCTGCAGCCAGTGACGATGAGCCGACATCGGACATTCTCAGCCACTACAGTAGCACCAGTGAAACTGCTTCGGTCCTGGAAGAGGGCCCAG GGAGTGAGCAGGTGGATGAACAGACTGCacaagaagaaacagaagacaAGCTCAAGCAGTGTATAGACAACCTGATGGACAGAAg TGCAAAGACTCGTCTAGCAGCCCTGGAGTCACTACGACAAGCTTTCTCCTCCAGAGTTCTGTACGACTTCCTGACAGGCCACCGTCTCACGGTGCGCGACTACCTGGAGAGAAGTCTCAAAAAAG GCGTCGGAGAGGAACAGGCCGCGGCGGCAAACGTTTTCACAATGCTGTGCATCCAGCTCGGAGGAGGGGACGAGGCCGAGGAGGGCTTCAAGTCGCTTTGTCCGGTTCTCACCTCCATCCTGAGTGACAGCAGTGCCAATATAGCAGCTCGTCAGAGC TGTGCCAGGGCTTTGGGGATGTGTTGCTATGTCTCCACTGCAGAAGAAGGAGAG GACCTGGTGAAGTCACTGGCTCTTCTGGAGAGTGTCTTCTCATCTTCCTACCCTAACACAGAAGGAACGCTGCCCACACCCAAACCCGGTCTGCCCGGCCTCCACACTGCCGCCCTGCAGGCCTGGTCGCTGCTGGCCACGCTCTGTCCCACTTCCAAACTCACTGAGCTGCTGGAACT GCACCTTCCTAAGCTGCAGGCCTGTCTGCAGAGCAGCGACGTCAACTACAGAATTGCAGTGGGAGAGACGATTGCTCTGCTGGTGGAGTTGGGCCGAGATATAGATGAG GAGTTTGAGGTGGAGGACACTGAAAGTCTGTGCGAATGTCTAAAGAGTTTAGCCACAGACGGCAACAAACACAGAGCCAAAAATGACAGAAGGAAACAGCGTTCCATCTTCAGAGAGGTGCTACATTACATAGAG AATGAGGATTTCAATGAGGAGAAGATCAGATTTGGGATGGAGAGCGTTTACATCGATGGGTGGATGAGGAAAAGAATCTACGATGCCTTCAAGGAGATCCTAGAATCTGGAGTTAGACACCATTTACAG TACAACCAGCTACTCCGAGACATCTTTGGCCTTGGACCTCCCCTCATCTTAGATGCTGCTACTATCAAAGGCAGTAAGATCTCACGGGCAGAGAAG CATTTATTCAACGCAGCTGCCTTCAAAGCCCGAACGAAACAGAGGAATAAAGTCAGGGACAAACGCGCTGATGTCATGTGA
- the ifrd2 gene encoding interferon-related developmental regulator 2 isoform X3: protein MKGESAASDDEPTSDILSHYSSTSETASVLEEGPGSEQVDEQTAQEETEDKLKQCIDNLMDRSAKTRLAALESLRQAFSSRVLYDFLTGHRLTVRDYLERSLKKGVGEEQAAAANVFTMLCIQLGGGDEAEEGFKSLCPVLTSILSDSSANIAARQSCARALGMCCYVSTAEEGEDLVKSLALLESVFSSSYPNTEGTLPTPKPGLPGLHTAALQAWSLLATLCPTSKLTELLELHLPKLQACLQSSDVNYRIAVGETIALLVELGRDIDEEFEVEDTESLCECLKSLATDGNKHRAKNDRRKQRSIFREVLHYIENEDFNEEKIRFGMESVYIDGWMRKRIYDAFKEILESGVRHHLQYNQLLRDIFGLGPPLILDAATIKGSKISRAEKHLFNAAAFKARTKQRNKVRDKRADVM, encoded by the exons ATGAAGGGAGAATCTGCAGCCAGTGACGATGAGCCGACATCGGACATTCTCAGCCACTACAGTAGCACCAGTGAAACTGCTTCGGTCCTGGAAGAGGGCCCAG GGAGTGAGCAGGTGGATGAACAGACTGCacaagaagaaacagaagacaAGCTCAAGCAGTGTATAGACAACCTGATGGACAGAAg TGCAAAGACTCGTCTAGCAGCCCTGGAGTCACTACGACAAGCTTTCTCCTCCAGAGTTCTGTACGACTTCCTGACAGGCCACCGTCTCACGGTGCGCGACTACCTGGAGAGAAGTCTCAAAAAAG GCGTCGGAGAGGAACAGGCCGCGGCGGCAAACGTTTTCACAATGCTGTGCATCCAGCTCGGAGGAGGGGACGAGGCCGAGGAGGGCTTCAAGTCGCTTTGTCCGGTTCTCACCTCCATCCTGAGTGACAGCAGTGCCAATATAGCAGCTCGTCAGAGC TGTGCCAGGGCTTTGGGGATGTGTTGCTATGTCTCCACTGCAGAAGAAGGAGAG GACCTGGTGAAGTCACTGGCTCTTCTGGAGAGTGTCTTCTCATCTTCCTACCCTAACACAGAAGGAACGCTGCCCACACCCAAACCCGGTCTGCCCGGCCTCCACACTGCCGCCCTGCAGGCCTGGTCGCTGCTGGCCACGCTCTGTCCCACTTCCAAACTCACTGAGCTGCTGGAACT GCACCTTCCTAAGCTGCAGGCCTGTCTGCAGAGCAGCGACGTCAACTACAGAATTGCAGTGGGAGAGACGATTGCTCTGCTGGTGGAGTTGGGCCGAGATATAGATGAG GAGTTTGAGGTGGAGGACACTGAAAGTCTGTGCGAATGTCTAAAGAGTTTAGCCACAGACGGCAACAAACACAGAGCCAAAAATGACAGAAGGAAACAGCGTTCCATCTTCAGAGAGGTGCTACATTACATAGAG AATGAGGATTTCAATGAGGAGAAGATCAGATTTGGGATGGAGAGCGTTTACATCGATGGGTGGATGAGGAAAAGAATCTACGATGCCTTCAAGGAGATCCTAGAATCTGGAGTTAGACACCATTTACAG TACAACCAGCTACTCCGAGACATCTTTGGCCTTGGACCTCCCCTCATCTTAGATGCTGCTACTATCAAAGGCAGTAAGATCTCACGGGCAGAGAAG CATTTATTCAACGCAGCTGCCTTCAAAGCCCGAACGAAACAGAGGAATAAAGTCAGGGACAAACGCGCTGATGTCATGTGA